One stretch of Rattus norvegicus strain BN/NHsdMcwi chromosome 12, GRCr8, whole genome shotgun sequence DNA includes these proteins:
- the Eif2b1 gene encoding translation initiation factor eIF2B subunit alpha, producing the protein MEDGELIKYFKSQMKGDPNMASAVAAIQTLLEFLKRDKGETIQGLRAHLTKAIETLCAVDSSVAVSSGGELFLRFISLTSLEYSDYSKCKKIMIERGELFLSRISLSRTKIASLCHAFIKDGARILTHAYSRVVLRVLEEAVAAKKRFSVYITESQPDLSGKKMAKALCHLNVPVTVVLDAAVGYIMEKVDLVIVGAEGVVENGGIINKIGTNQMAVCAKAQNKPFYVVAESFKFVRLFPLNQQDVPDKFKYKADTLKSVQAGQDLKEEHPWVDYTSPSLITLLFTDLGVLTPSAVSDELIKLYL; encoded by the exons ATGGAGGACGGTG aGTTAATCAAGTACTTTAAGTCCCAGATGAAAGGAGACCCTAACATGGCCTCGGCGGTGGCTGCCATCCAGACCTTGCTGGAATTCTTGAAGAGAGATAAAG GAGAGACAATCCAGGGCCTGAGAGCCCATCTCACCAAAGCCATCGAAACCCTCTGCGCTGTGGACTCCTCGGTGGCCGTGTCCTCGGGCGGGGAACTCTTCCTTCGCTTCATCAGCCTCACCTCCCTGGAGTACTCC GACTACTCCAAATGTAAAAAGATCATGATCGAGAGAGGAGAgcttttcctgagcagaataTCCCTGTCAAGAACTAAGATCGCCAGTCTATGCCATGCTTTTATCAAAGACGGGGCG AGAATCTTGACTCACGCCTACTCCAGAGTTGTCCTGAGGGTCCTGGAAGAAGCCGTGGCAGCCAAGAAACGTTTCAGTGTGTATATCACGGAGTCACAGCCTGATTTATCTGG TAAGAAAATGGCCAAAGCCCTCTGCCACCTCAATGTCCCTGTCACTGTGGTGCTGGACGCTGCTGTTGG CTATATCATGGAGAAAGTAGACCTTGTCATCGTTGGTGCTGAAGGAGTGGTAGAGAATGGAGGAATTATTAACAAG ATCGGAACCAACCAGATGGCCGTGTGTGCCAAAGCCCAGAACAAGCCCTTCTATGTGGTTGCAGAAAGTTTCAAGTTTGTACGGCTCTTTCCACTCAACCAGCAAGATGTCCCAGATAAGTTTAAG TACAAGGCAGACACCCTGAAGTCTGTGCAGGCTGGACAGGACCTCAAAGAGGAACACCCATGGGTCGACTACACCTCCCCATCCCTCATCACACTGCTGTTTACGGACTTAGGTGTGTTGACACCATCCGCTGTAAGCGACGAGCTCATCAAGCTGTACCTGTGA
- the Eif2b1 gene encoding translation initiation factor eIF2B subunit alpha isoform X1 has product MEDGELIKYFKSQMKGDPNMASAVAAIQTLLEFLKRDKGETIQGLRAHLTKAIETLCAVDSSVAVSSGGELFLRFISLTSLEYSDYSKCKKIMIERGELFLSRISLSRTKIASLCHAFIKDGARILTHAYSRVVLRVLEEAVAAKKRFSVYITESQPDLSGQKMAKALCHLNVPVTVVLDAAVGYIMEKVDLVIVGAEGVVENGGIINKIGTNQMAVCAKAQNKPFYVVAESFKFVRLFPLNQQDVPDKFKYKADTLKSVQAGQDLKEEHPWVDYTSPSLITLLFTDLGVLTPSAVSDELIKLYL; this is encoded by the exons ATGGAGGACGGTG aGTTAATCAAGTACTTTAAGTCCCAGATGAAAGGAGACCCTAACATGGCCTCGGCGGTGGCTGCCATCCAGACCTTGCTGGAATTCTTGAAGAGAGATAAAG GAGAGACAATCCAGGGCCTGAGAGCCCATCTCACCAAAGCCATCGAAACCCTCTGCGCTGTGGACTCCTCGGTGGCCGTGTCCTCGGGCGGGGAACTCTTCCTTCGCTTCATCAGCCTCACCTCCCTGGAGTACTCC GACTACTCCAAATGTAAAAAGATCATGATCGAGAGAGGAGAgcttttcctgagcagaataTCCCTGTCAAGAACTAAGATCGCCAGTCTATGCCATGCTTTTATCAAAGACGGGGCG AGAATCTTGACTCACGCCTACTCCAGAGTTGTCCTGAGGGTCCTGGAAGAAGCCGTGGCAGCCAAGAAACGTTTCAGTGTGTATATCACGGAGTCACAGCCTGATTTATCTGGGCAA AAAATGGCCAAAGCCCTCTGCCACCTCAATGTCCCTGTCACTGTGGTGCTGGACGCTGCTGTTGG CTATATCATGGAGAAAGTAGACCTTGTCATCGTTGGTGCTGAAGGAGTGGTAGAGAATGGAGGAATTATTAACAAG ATCGGAACCAACCAGATGGCCGTGTGTGCCAAAGCCCAGAACAAGCCCTTCTATGTGGTTGCAGAAAGTTTCAAGTTTGTACGGCTCTTTCCACTCAACCAGCAAGATGTCCCAGATAAGTTTAAG TACAAGGCAGACACCCTGAAGTCTGTGCAGGCTGGACAGGACCTCAAAGAGGAACACCCATGGGTCGACTACACCTCCCCATCCCTCATCACACTGCTGTTTACGGACTTAGGTGTGTTGACACCATCCGCTGTAAGCGACGAGCTCATCAAGCTGTACCTGTGA